The following are encoded in a window of Scleropages formosus chromosome 7, fSclFor1.1, whole genome shotgun sequence genomic DNA:
- the LOC108937594 gene encoding uncharacterized protein LOC108937594, which yields MEEDGPSGAPCGEHQESQEEFECPICQEVFRTPIRTKSCGHVFCRSCFVAAVRTRGPSCPLCRGPVCEDEKRAADVQRQMRERKGSCRACGALCFLSRMRTHYRYCRKYAEEYGGPPAAVALPGARAGDPNGAGASPIEGPLSMYCCPYCPLQGLRDTALVQHCLGSHPTARSPAVCPICAATSWGDASYRSGNFIGHLRLRHRFSYNNYMDMNEDEDVQVNRALQESRYAYRGVRVTSINQGSGAEEEAAARSAGMEGDGAERDPDHECPICMDALKEPVQLPACRHTFCRFCLMRSVESRRHCPVCRGDIDGDVIPAARNTSGAGGQVCLCQAAVSTAVTKRGTTARLAERTRFMRSKIRTEMRVRVPEVLGRTTASRARTPDVPEAFLRSNPTIQRLLEPYRAQRVPPNATPAGARQVILGAQGGPAAAPPGPVFSQPSIPPSPSFPDEEDLSEILEAVQCPANGPQDSQSSQNSQSSSVMAFSCPYCQRGGLDELDLLDHCNNHHQHDPRPVVCPVCAALPYGDPSYCSRNFIGHLNLRHCFYREDFMDVQQSDAMNEQAALWESLANAR from the exons ATGGAGGAGGATGGGCCCAGTGGCGCCCCCTGCGGAGAGCACCAGGAATCACAGGAGGAATTCGAATGTCCCATATGCCAGGAGGTCTTCAGAACACCGATAAGGACCAAGAGCTGCGGACACGT GTTCTGTAGGAGCTGCTTCGTGGCGGCCGTGCGAACACGGGGCCCCAGCTGTCCCCTGTGCCGGGGGCCAGTGTGCGAGGACGAGAAGAGGGCTGCCGACGTCCAGAGGCAGATGAGGGAGCGAAAGGGGAGCTGCCGCGCGTGCGGAGCGCTG TGTTTCCTCAGCAGGATGAGGACCCACTACAGGTACTGCAGGAAGTACGCCGAGGAGTACGGGGGACCCCCTGCGGCCGTCGCTCTGCCCGGAGCCCGGGCGGGCGACCCTAACGGCGCAGGGGCTTCGCCCATCGAGGG GCCTCTCTCGATGTACTGCTGCCCCTACTGCCCCCTACAGGGTCTCCGCGACACGGCCTTGGTGCAGCACTGCCTGGGGTCTCATCCCACGGCACGGTCTCCGGCG GTGTGTCCCATCTGCGCCGCCACGTCCTGGGGGGATGCGAGCTACCGCAGCGGGAACTTCATCGGGCACCTGCGGTTGAGGCATCGGTTCAGCTACAACAACTACATG GACATGAATGAGGACGAGGACGTCCAGGTCAACCGTGCCCTCCAGGAGTCCAGAT ACGCATATAGAGGCGTACGGGTCACGTCTATAAATCAAGGGAGCGGAGCAGAGGAGGAAGCGGCTGCGAGGAGCGCGGGGATGGAGGGAGACGGTGCAGAAAGGGACCCCGACCACGAGTGTCCCATATGCATGGATGCGTTAAAGGAGCCGGTGCAGCTGCCAGCTTGTCGGCACAC GTTCTGCAGGTTCTGCCTGATGCGGTCAGTCGAGAGCAGACGCCACTGCCCCGTGTGCCGGGGGGACATCGACGGGGACGTCATACCCGCCGCCCGCAACACGTCGGGCGCCGGAGGGCAGGTTTGTCTCTGTCAAGCCGCTGTTTCAACTGCAGTCACAAAAAGAGGGACGACGGCGCGACTGGCGGAACGGACGCGTTTCATGCGGAGCAAAATTCGGACAGAAATGCGAGTCCGAGTACCCGAG GTTCTCGGCAGGACGACGGCATCCCGCGCGCGAACACCTGACGTCCCGGAGGCCTTTCTGAGAAGTAACCCAACGATTCAACGTCTGCTGGAGCCGTACCGCGCCCAGAG gGTTCCGCCAAATGCCACCCCTGCAGGTGCCCGACAGGTCATCCTAGGAGCCCAGGGgggtcctgctgctgcacctccaGGACCCGTGTTTTCACAGCCCTCGATCCCACCGTCACCCTCCTTCCCCGATGAAGA aGACCTGTCCGAAATTCTGGAGGCGGTGCAGTGTCCGGCGAACGG TCCCCAGGATTCTCAGAGTTCACAGAATTCCCAGAGCTCCTCCGTCATGGCGTTTAGCTGCCCGTACTGCCAGCGGGGGGGTCTCGACGAGCTGGACTTGCTGGACCACTGTAACAACCACCACCAGCATGACCCGAGACCTGTG GTGTGTCCGGTGTGCGCCGCTCTTCCGTACGGAGACCCTTCTTACTGTAGCAGGAACTTCATCGGACACCTCAATCTGAGGCACTGCTTCTACAGGGAGGACTTCATG GACGTCCAGCAGAGCGACGCAATGAACGAACAAGCGGCGCTCTGGGAGTCCCTCGCAAACGCTCGCTGA
- the LOC108937520 gene encoding E3 ubiquitin-protein ligase RNF114-like isoform X2, with translation MCVFLRSSDVENRARAGCAPFICRAVAQGVTPERLATVPRPLSMYCCPYCPLQGLRDTALVQHCLGSHPTARSPAVCPICAATSWGDASYRSGNFIGHLRLRHRFSYNNYMDMNEDEDVQVNRALQESRCPDVAVLTPSP, from the exons atgtgtgtatttttacgcTCATCTGATGTAGAGAACAGAGCGAGAGCCGGTTGTGCTCCTTTCATCTGCAGGGCTGTGGCTCAAGGGGTGACTCCGGAGAGACTGGCAACTGTCCCCAG GCCTCTCTCGATGTACTGCTGCCCCTACTGCCCCCTACAGGGTCTCCGCGACACGGCCTTGGTGCAGCACTGCCTGGGGTCTCATCCCACGGCACGGTCTCCGGCG GTGTGTCCCATCTGCGCCGCCACGTCCTGGGGGGATGCGAGCTACCGCAGCGGGAACTTCATCGGGCACCTGCGGTTGAGGCATCGGTTCAGCTACAACAACTACATG GACATGAATGAGGACGAGGACGTCCAGGTCAACCGTGCCCTCCAGGAGTCCAGATGCCCTGACGTCGCTGTATTAACACCTTCCCCATAA
- the LOC108937520 gene encoding E3 ubiquitin-protein ligase RNF114-like isoform X1, whose translation MCVFLRSSDVENRARAGCAPFICRAVAQGVTPERLATVPRYEPLSMYCCPYCPLQGLRDTALVQHCLGSHPTARSPAVCPICAATSWGDASYRSGNFIGHLRLRHRFSYNNYMDMNEDEDVQVNRALQESRCPDVAVLTPSP comes from the exons atgtgtgtatttttacgcTCATCTGATGTAGAGAACAGAGCGAGAGCCGGTTGTGCTCCTTTCATCTGCAGGGCTGTGGCTCAAGGGGTGACTCCGGAGAGACTGGCAACTGTCCCCAGGTacga GCCTCTCTCGATGTACTGCTGCCCCTACTGCCCCCTACAGGGTCTCCGCGACACGGCCTTGGTGCAGCACTGCCTGGGGTCTCATCCCACGGCACGGTCTCCGGCG GTGTGTCCCATCTGCGCCGCCACGTCCTGGGGGGATGCGAGCTACCGCAGCGGGAACTTCATCGGGCACCTGCGGTTGAGGCATCGGTTCAGCTACAACAACTACATG GACATGAATGAGGACGAGGACGTCCAGGTCAACCGTGCCCTCCAGGAGTCCAGATGCCCTGACGTCGCTGTATTAACACCTTCCCCATAA
- the LOC108937645 gene encoding meprin A subunit beta-like, with protein MAAQRVALIAALLWPLIVSLPTSRVIEIDVDGGKDRDIFDINEDAGLDLFEGDIVNDPEHGRNSIIGDEYRWPTTIPYYFEDSVEINAKGVILKAFEQYRLKSCIDFKPWEGEANYISVFKGNGCFSSVGNRHVGKQQLSIGANCDRIATIEHEFLHALGFWHEQSRADRDDYVSIAWDRISAGKEHNFNTYDDTVSSDLNVPYDYTSMMHYSKTAFQNGSEPTIITKIPAFMDVIGQRMEFSDSDLLKLNRLYNCASSSTFLDTCSFELENICGMIQSSGATAEWTREMMVAAGPPTDFSNLGRCTGSGFFMHFSTAHGAAGDKGVLESRLLHPRRSYQCLQFFSYHSGSPTDQLNIRVREYDQEHPNGTLRFIRRIEAEPTSRWELHHVTLNVSKKFRVVFEGVKGDGLSSGGLSIDDINLSETECPEHVWRVSNFAGLLDTMPAGENVCSPRFLSREGYTFQVCLYPNGTDNSPGQLATFFHLVSGDQDDKLAWPCPWKQTTMMLMDQNPDIRRRMSNQRSVTTDPTKMVMDESGESVFQWDDPRKVGTPITEGEIMYYRGPGEGTSTFLTQSRARSRDFIKGGDAIFLLTMEDVSHLLEKQETPTTKPVPPTLNATAQPNATQGTITTSPHDPCTDVTCENDGVCVIAEGAAVCRCAVGNDWWYTGDRCQRKGSAQEATNTALAASLSVLAAMLVVTTVSVLCIRKKYKKQLRKQDDGVVLENRAAA; from the exons ATGGCTGCGCAGAGAGTCGCTCTCATCGCCGCCCTCCTTTGGCCCCTCATCGTGAGCCTG ccgACATCCAGAGTCATTG AAATTGACGTCGACGGCGGGAAAGACAGAGACATTTTTGACATCAACGAAG ATGCCGGCCTAGATCTGTTTGAGGGCGACATCGTGAATGACCCG GAACACGGGAGGAACTCCATCATCGGGGACGAGTACAGGTGGCCCACCACCATCCCGTACTACTTCGAGGACAGTGTCG AGATCAACGCCAAAGGAGTCATCCTGAAGGCTTTCGAACAGTACCGCCTCAAAAGCTGTATCGACTTCAAGCCCTGGGAAGGAGAAGCCAACTACATCTCGGTGTTCAAGGGCAACGG GTGCTTCTCGTCGGTGGGAAACCGCCACGTGGGGAAGCAGCAGCTCTCCATCGGGGCCAACTGCGACCGCATCGCCACCATCGAGCACGAGTTCCTGCACGCGCTGGGCTTCTGGCACGAGCAGTCCCGGGCCGACCGCGATGACTACGTGTCCATCGCATGGGACCGCATCAGCGCAG GCAAGGAGCACAACTTCAACACGTACGACGACACGGTGTCCAGCGACCTCAACGTGCCCTACGACTACACGTCCATGATGCATTACAGCAAGACCGCGTTCCAGAATGGCTCGGAGCCCACCATCATCACCAAGATCCCGGCGTTCATGGATGTCATCGGTCAGCGCATGGAGTTCAGCGACAGCGACCTGCTGAAGCTCAACCGACTGTACAACTGCG CATCATCATCCACGTTCCTGGACACCTGCAGCTTCGAGCTAGAGAACATCTGTGGGATGATCCAGAGCTCGGGAGCCACCGCTGAGTGGACGCGCGAGATGATGGTTGCCGCAGGACCCCCCACAGACTTCTCAAACCTGGGCAGGTGCACAG GCTCTGGGTTCTTCATGCACTTCAGCACGGCTCACGGCGCTGCTGGGGACAAGGGCGTCCTGGAGAGCCGGCTGCTGCACCCCCGCCGGAGCTACCAGTGCCTGCAGTTCTTCTCGTACCACAGCGGCAGCCCCACGGACCAGCTGAACATCCGGGTGCGAGAGTACGACCAGGAGCACCCCAACGGCACCCTGCGCTTCATCCGGCGCATCGAAG CAGAGCCAACGTCTCGGTGGGAACTCCACCACGTCACGCTGAACGTCTCCAAGAAGTTCCGAGTGGTCTTCGAGGGAGTGAAGGGAGATGGACTTTCATCAGGCGGTCTCTCCATCGATGACATCAACCTCTCGGAGACGGAATGCCCCGAGCACGTGTGGCGCGTCAGCAACTTTGCCGGCCTCCTGGACACGATGCCGGCCGGCGAGAACGTCTGCAGTCCACGCTTCCTCTCGAGGGAGGGCTACACCTTCCAGGTGTGTCTGTACCCCAATGGCACGGATAACAGCCCTGGCCAGCTGGCCACCTTCTTCCACCTCGTTTCTGGGGACCAGGACGACAAGCTGGCGTGGCCATGCCCGTGGAAGCAGACCACCATGATGCTGATGGACCAAAACCCAGACATCCGGCGGCGAATGTCCAACCAGAGAAGCGTCACCACTGACCCCACCAAAATGGTCATGGACG AGAGTGGAGAGTCGGTATTCCAGTGGGACGATCCGCGCAAAGTGGGTACTCCAATCACGGAGGGAGAAATCATGTATTACCGAGGACCAGGAGAAGGCACCAGCACATTCCTGACACAGTCCAGAGCCAGGAGCAGGGACTTCATCAAGGGCGGAGATGCCATTTTCCTCCTCACTATGGAGG ATGTCTCTCATCTCCTGGAGAAACAGGAAACACCGACCACCAAACCGGTCCCCCCAACCTTGAATGCCACCGCCCAGCCAAACGCCACCCAGGGTACAATCACGACCTCGCCTCATGACCCCTGTACCGATGTCACGTGCGAGAATGACGGCGTCTGCGTCATCGCTGAAGGGGCCGCTGTCTGCAG GTGTGCTGTGGGAAATGACTGGTGGTACACGGGAGACAGGTGCCAGAGGAAAGGCTCAGCGCAGGAAGCAACCAACACTGCATTAGCGGCCTCCTTGTCTGTCCTGGCGGCCATGCTAGTGGTGACGACCGTGAGCGTGCTATGCATCAGGAAGAAGTACAAGAAGCAGCTCAGGAAGCAGGACGACGGAGTCGTACTGGAGAAC aGAGCAGCAGCTTGA